In one Mucilaginibacter sp. PAMB04168 genomic region, the following are encoded:
- a CDS encoding SDR family NAD(P)-dependent oxidoreductase: MPFRTTVITGATSGIGKETALALAKIDHALYLLVRNVDKGEALKKELVAQSGNRSIFVVHCNLADMESVQRAATELKGKLFAINTLINNAGGINQTRKLSKDGYELTFAMNHLGHFLLTMSLMPLLQKGQARIVNISSEAHKIARPQLLNDFQFERDYSSFKAYGLAKLCNIYFTKSLAEKYVQAGITAYAVHPGIVSTGFGTELGGFGKVLMMLAKPFMITPRQGAETSIYLAGAAKLNPKLSGQYFKKGSVAQTNLAAQNASARNKLWQISEQLAAPFLI; this comes from the coding sequence ATGCCTTTTAGAACAACAGTTATTACGGGTGCAACATCGGGTATAGGTAAAGAAACTGCTTTAGCACTGGCTAAAATAGACCATGCGTTGTACCTGTTGGTACGTAATGTTGACAAAGGCGAGGCCCTAAAAAAGGAACTGGTAGCACAATCCGGCAACCGTAGTATTTTTGTAGTGCACTGCAATTTGGCAGATATGGAGTCTGTACAGCGGGCGGCTACCGAGTTAAAGGGAAAGCTTTTTGCTATCAATACGTTAATCAACAATGCTGGTGGTATTAACCAAACCCGTAAGTTAAGTAAAGACGGTTATGAGTTAACTTTTGCTATGAACCACCTGGGGCACTTTTTGCTAACGATGAGCCTGATGCCTTTGTTACAAAAAGGGCAGGCCCGCATTGTTAATATCAGCTCAGAGGCGCACAAAATTGCAAGACCGCAGTTGTTAAACGATTTTCAGTTCGAACGCGATTACTCATCGTTTAAGGCTTATGGTTTGGCCAAGCTGTGTAATATTTATTTCACTAAATCGCTTGCTGAAAAATATGTTCAGGCTGGCATAACTGCATACGCTGTACACCCGGGCATTGTAAGCACGGGCTTTGGCACTGAGCTGGGTGGATTTGGTAAAGTGCTGATGATGCTGGCTAAGCCTTTTATGATTACACCACGGCAAGGTGCAGAAACCAGCATTTACCTGGCCGGCGCTGCAAAATTAAATCCTAAATTAAGCGGTCAGTACTTTAAAAAAGGCAGTGTGGCACAAACTAATCTGGCGGCACAAAATGCATCAGCACGTAACAAGCTATGGCAGATTAGCGAGCAGTTAGCGGCACCTTTTTTAATATAA
- a CDS encoding BlaI/MecI/CopY family transcriptional regulator — translation MEKLTQQEEDAMQVIWQNTKGFIKDFLDAMPEPKPPYTTLASTVKNLERKGFVKGEKIGNSYQYSALIKEEDYKKRFMSGFVNNYFKNSYKELVTFFAKDQKISADELQEIIKLIENHKK, via the coding sequence ATGGAAAAATTAACGCAGCAAGAAGAGGACGCCATGCAGGTGATATGGCAAAACACAAAAGGTTTCATTAAAGACTTTTTGGATGCCATGCCCGAACCAAAGCCGCCTTATACTACCCTTGCCTCCACTGTAAAAAATTTAGAACGCAAAGGATTTGTGAAAGGTGAAAAGATTGGCAATAGCTATCAATACTCGGCCTTAATAAAGGAAGAAGATTACAAGAAGCGCTTTATGAGCGGGTTTGTAAATAATTACTTTAAAAACTCCTATAAAGAATTGGTTACATTTTTTGCAAAAGACCAAAAGATAAGCGCCGATGAATTACAAGAGATTATAAAACTAATTGAAAATCATAAAAAGTAA
- a CDS encoding M56 family metallopeptidase, with translation MPALLIYLLKVNIALLLFCLGYYAVLRKLTFYTLNRVYLITAILFSSIYPQIDLSNMMQHHQKLVEPLQIVVINLNSRAAVLAKPIAHANYWEWVIVVFWIGVSVMALRLAIQFLSLYRIYHNSKPANLYNQKVRVIADEVNPFSFWQSIFINPRHHAAEELHSIIAHEQVHIKQWHTLDILLAELSLMFYWFNPGVWLMKKAVSENLEFITDRNVLQKGTDVKSYQYSLLYASFDTSPNAMVNHFNISTIKKRIMMMNSKRSSAFSLTRYSFIAPAVLVLLLAFGTSKAALIRKGYHAVKAASNKIIAIATEATTHATASNQIVIKPVLKPVTIRTNTSELKGYRTELNQTVDTNFNDVVNQINISNDTPKVKGKLVIGSVGVDSAYYLINGKPISSKTALGSLNPNAIHSVNVLHGTAATSLFGEKAKNGAVLIVTKDGINNPETKEMLEKVTSPNSAILKSSYNSGSATRTAGVIGVTTKHDTSRLSLTRVTSAASQKMLDSLHKSSPKGQLKEVAVVGYATPRSREPLTLSFKNPNSAANPLILINGKEATNEDMKGLSPNSIKSIDIIKDSAITTQYGAKASYGIIKITTQESTKSTPKK, from the coding sequence ATGCCTGCATTGTTAATATATCTACTTAAAGTGAATATTGCCCTGCTGCTGTTTTGCCTTGGCTATTATGCTGTGCTACGTAAACTAACTTTTTATACATTAAACCGCGTTTACCTCATAACGGCAATCTTATTTTCAAGCATTTACCCGCAAATTGATTTGAGCAACATGATGCAGCACCACCAAAAACTGGTGGAACCGTTGCAGATTGTTGTAATTAACCTAAACAGCCGTGCAGCAGTATTGGCAAAACCTATTGCACATGCCAATTATTGGGAATGGGTGATTGTAGTTTTTTGGATTGGCGTATCTGTTATGGCTTTGCGTTTAGCAATCCAATTTTTGTCGCTTTACCGCATTTACCACAATTCTAAACCAGCTAACTTATATAACCAAAAGGTAAGAGTTATTGCAGATGAGGTTAATCCCTTCTCTTTTTGGCAAAGTATATTTATCAACCCAAGGCATCATGCCGCCGAAGAACTGCATTCAATTATTGCTCATGAGCAAGTGCACATTAAGCAATGGCATACGCTGGATATCTTATTAGCAGAACTGAGCTTGATGTTTTACTGGTTTAACCCAGGCGTATGGTTAATGAAAAAAGCGGTAAGCGAGAACCTTGAATTTATTACCGACCGCAATGTACTGCAAAAAGGCACTGACGTAAAAAGTTACCAATACAGTTTACTATACGCCAGTTTCGACACCTCTCCTAATGCCATGGTGAACCACTTCAATATTTCAACAATTAAAAAAAGAATTATGATGATGAACTCAAAAAGATCTTCGGCTTTTAGCCTCACCCGCTATAGCTTTATAGCACCAGCTGTGTTAGTGCTGTTATTAGCCTTTGGAACATCTAAGGCTGCACTCATAAGAAAAGGTTATCATGCTGTCAAAGCAGCATCTAACAAAATTATAGCAATAGCAACTGAAGCCACAACTCATGCAACGGCAAGCAACCAGATTGTTATTAAGCCAGTACTTAAACCGGTAACCATACGCACTAACACCTCGGAACTTAAGGGCTACAGAACAGAGCTTAACCAGACGGTTGATACCAACTTTAATGATGTAGTTAATCAAATAAACATTAGCAATGACACGCCAAAAGTAAAGGGCAAACTTGTTATAGGTTCCGTTGGAGTCGATTCGGCCTATTACCTCATAAACGGTAAGCCTATCTCTTCTAAAACAGCTCTGGGCAGCCTTAACCCCAATGCTATCCATAGCGTTAATGTGCTTCACGGTACAGCAGCAACCAGCCTGTTTGGCGAAAAGGCAAAAAACGGAGCTGTACTTATTGTAACCAAAGACGGCATTAATAACCCTGAAACGAAAGAGATGCTGGAAAAAGTCACCAGCCCGAATTCTGCTATTTTAAAAAGCTCTTACAATAGCGGTTCAGCAACCAGAACAGCCGGCGTTATAGGTGTAACTACGAAACATGACACCAGCAGACTAAGCCTTACACGTGTGACGTCTGCTGCCTCCCAAAAAATGCTCGACAGTCTTCATAAGTCATCGCCCAAAGGCCAGTTAAAAGAAGTAGCCGTTGTGGGATACGCTACCCCCCGCTCGCGTGAGCCACTAACCTTATCTTTTAAAAACCCAAACTCCGCTGCCAATCCGTTAATTTTAATTAATGGCAAAGAAGCCACTAATGAGGACATGAAAGGCTTAAGCCCCAACAGTATTAAGAGTATTGATATAATTAAAGATTCTGCTATTACCACGCAATACGGAGCAAAAGCATCGTATGGGATTATAAAAATAACTACTCAAGAAAGCACCAAGAGCACCCCGAAGAAATAA
- a CDS encoding DNA topoisomerase IB produces the protein MNRLLKKLEKIGRDPKITAKAAGLRYVSDTSPGYTRKPSGKGFAFYDADGGLVKDKELIQRFNKLIIPPAYTKVWISPYENSHLQFTGTDAAGRKQYRYHADWNKIRNQSKYHRLQAFAAHLPAIRQQVDQDLLRRNLDHDKVLALVVRLMELTSIRIGNESYKKLYGSYGLTTMQDKHVKVDGSKINFEFKGKKGVYHKIDLQSKRLARLVKQCRDIPGKELFQYYDDEGKRCTIDSGDVNGYLKQITGEDFTAKDFRTWAGSVSALYAFKEAGEFENQTQCKKNIISVLDEVAINLGNTRTVCKKYYVHPTVIKSYEEGTLFKYIQNLDEDKDIRASELNTAEKALLEILEKEKLAEAS, from the coding sequence ATGAACCGCCTCCTTAAAAAACTTGAAAAAATTGGCCGCGACCCAAAGATAACTGCTAAGGCAGCGGGGTTAAGATACGTGTCTGACACCTCGCCGGGTTATACACGCAAACCCTCAGGCAAGGGCTTCGCTTTTTATGACGCGGATGGGGGGCTGGTAAAAGATAAAGAACTTATACAAAGATTTAACAAGCTCATTATTCCGCCGGCTTATACCAAAGTTTGGATATCTCCTTACGAGAACAGCCACTTGCAGTTTACCGGTACTGATGCTGCCGGCCGCAAGCAATATCGTTACCATGCCGATTGGAATAAAATCCGTAACCAATCTAAATATCACCGCCTGCAGGCGTTTGCCGCTCATTTACCGGCTATTCGCCAGCAGGTTGATCAGGATTTGCTGCGCCGTAATCTGGATCATGATAAAGTTTTAGCGCTGGTTGTTAGGTTAATGGAACTAACCAGTATACGTATAGGCAACGAGTCGTACAAAAAGCTGTATGGCTCTTACGGTTTAACCACCATGCAGGATAAGCATGTAAAGGTAGATGGGTCCAAAATCAATTTTGAGTTTAAAGGCAAAAAAGGAGTTTATCATAAGATAGACTTGCAAAGCAAAAGACTGGCCCGTTTGGTTAAGCAATGCCGTGATATACCCGGTAAGGAGTTGTTTCAGTATTATGATGATGAAGGAAAACGCTGTACCATCGATTCGGGTGATGTAAACGGTTACTTGAAGCAAATTACCGGCGAGGATTTTACTGCCAAAGATTTTCGTACCTGGGCTGGCAGTGTAAGCGCTCTATATGCCTTTAAGGAAGCGGGCGAATTTGAAAACCAGACCCAATGCAAAAAAAATATCATCAGTGTGCTGGACGAAGTAGCCATTAACCTGGGCAACACCCGCACGGTATGTAAAAAGTATTACGTGCACCCAACCGTAATTAAAAGTTACGAGGAGGGCACGCTTTTTAAATACATCCAGAACCTGGACGAGGATAAGGATATCAGGGCTTCGGAGCTTAATACTGCAGAGAAAGCCTTGCTCGAGATACTGGAAAAAGAAAAGCTGGCCGAGGCCAGCTGA
- a CDS encoding aldo/keto reductase has translation MKYNFLGGTGLLVSEICFGTMTFGGKGIWEAIGKIQQQEVNELMKTVIDAGINFIDTANVYSFGESEKLLGQSIVDLGLSRNDLVIATKVRGKMGDGINNVGLSRYHIFNSVDESLQRLQLDHIDILYVHGVDQRTPVEETMRALNDVVLSGKVRYIACCNWPAWMVMKAQGIAEKHGWNKFAGLQYFYSLAGRDIEREILPLAQDQNLAVMPWSPLAGGFLSGKYTRDDEKTGDGRRATFDFPPINKEKTYDIIDVISEIGKRYDASAATVALAWVRQQPGITSTIIGAKRIDQLHDNIKSTGLELSADDLKKIDEVSALNKEYPGWMVERQGADR, from the coding sequence ATGAAGTACAACTTTTTAGGCGGAACCGGGCTGCTGGTTTCCGAGATTTGCTTTGGTACCATGACCTTTGGCGGAAAGGGTATTTGGGAAGCCATAGGTAAAATACAACAGCAAGAGGTAAACGAGTTGATGAAGACGGTGATTGACGCCGGCATTAACTTTATAGATACGGCCAACGTGTATTCTTTCGGCGAATCTGAGAAGCTGCTTGGCCAGTCTATTGTAGATTTAGGCCTCAGCCGTAACGATCTGGTGATTGCCACCAAGGTTCGCGGTAAAATGGGCGATGGTATCAACAACGTAGGTCTTTCACGTTATCATATTTTTAATTCTGTTGATGAAAGTCTGCAACGTTTACAGTTAGATCATATAGATATTCTATATGTGCATGGCGTAGATCAACGCACTCCGGTTGAAGAAACCATGCGGGCCTTAAACGATGTTGTACTAAGCGGCAAAGTACGTTACATAGCCTGCTGTAACTGGCCAGCATGGATGGTAATGAAAGCACAGGGTATTGCCGAAAAGCATGGCTGGAATAAATTTGCTGGCTTGCAATACTTTTACTCGTTAGCAGGCAGAGATATTGAGCGGGAAATATTGCCATTAGCGCAAGACCAAAATTTGGCAGTAATGCCATGGAGCCCACTTGCAGGAGGTTTCCTTTCGGGCAAGTATACCAGGGATGATGAAAAGACGGGTGACGGCCGCCGGGCAACCTTCGACTTCCCGCCCATTAACAAGGAAAAAACGTATGACATTATTGACGTGATAAGCGAAATTGGCAAGCGTTATGATGCCTCTGCTGCTACAGTAGCACTGGCATGGGTAAGGCAGCAACCAGGCATTACGAGCACTATCATCGGTGCAAAGCGGATCGATCAACTCCACGACAATATCAAATCAACCGGGCTTGAACTCTCGGCTGATGACCTGAAAAAGATTGATGAAGTAAGCGCCCTCAACAAAGAATATCCGGGCTGGATGGTTGAAAGACAGGGAGCTGATAGATAA
- a CDS encoding GntG family PLP-dependent aldolase: protein MMTVDLRSDTVTKPTPGMLEAMWSAKVGDDVFGEDESVNELEAKAAAMFGMEAAIFCPSGTMTNQIAIKCFTQPLDELIADQTAHVYRYEGGGIAFNSAVSTRLLNGYRGILTAEMIEPEINAVGNIHYPNTSLVVLENTVNKGGGSCYTLDQIEPIAALCKRRNLKLHLDGARIFNALAHTGDKAVDYGKYFDGISVCLSKGLGTPVGSVLLASKNTITYARRIRKVLGGGMRQAGFLAAAGSYALDHHVERLKIDHIHAQILADELAKCTWVTNVMPTETNIVLFDTEGPADAVVAKLLSKGIKAGCTDTKRIRFVTHLDIHPEQIEYTVQVLKNL, encoded by the coding sequence ATGATGACTGTTGATTTACGAAGCGACACCGTAACCAAACCAACGCCAGGTATGCTCGAAGCCATGTGGAGCGCTAAGGTTGGTGATGACGTTTTTGGCGAGGATGAGAGTGTGAATGAATTGGAAGCCAAAGCTGCCGCCATGTTCGGCATGGAAGCCGCAATTTTTTGCCCGTCGGGTACCATGACCAACCAAATCGCAATAAAGTGTTTTACGCAACCGCTCGATGAACTGATTGCCGACCAAACTGCGCATGTGTATCGTTATGAGGGCGGGGGGATTGCTTTCAACTCTGCCGTTTCTACCCGTTTGCTGAACGGTTACCGTGGCATATTAACAGCTGAAATGATAGAGCCTGAAATTAACGCCGTAGGCAACATACACTATCCTAACACCAGTTTAGTTGTACTGGAAAATACAGTAAATAAAGGAGGCGGGAGCTGCTATACATTGGATCAGATTGAACCTATTGCAGCGTTGTGCAAACGCCGCAACTTGAAATTGCATTTAGATGGCGCCCGGATATTTAATGCGCTGGCACATACTGGTGATAAAGCTGTTGATTATGGTAAGTATTTTGATGGTATATCGGTTTGCTTGTCTAAGGGATTAGGTACACCGGTAGGCTCGGTATTGCTGGCCAGTAAGAACACCATTACTTATGCACGCCGTATACGCAAGGTGTTAGGCGGTGGTATGCGGCAGGCCGGCTTTTTAGCAGCAGCCGGTAGCTATGCTTTAGACCATCACGTAGAGCGTTTGAAAATAGACCATATACATGCTCAGATACTGGCCGACGAATTGGCTAAATGTACATGGGTAACCAATGTGATGCCGACCGAAACCAATATAGTATTATTTGATACAGAAGGGCCGGCGGATGCCGTTGTAGCCAAACTACTTTCAAAAGGCATTAAGGCAGGCTGTACCGATACCAAACGTATCCGCTTTGTAACTCACCTAGATATACACCCTGAGCAGATTGAGTATACCGTTCAGGTGTTGAAGAACCTTTAG